In Aedes albopictus strain Foshan chromosome 3, AalbF5, whole genome shotgun sequence, the following are encoded in one genomic region:
- the LOC134290351 gene encoding uncharacterized protein K02A2.6-like, whose amino-acid sequence MRGHFETVCRKGKKRGAFNQSGQKESKKIRLVESTEMNSEMQAENVEAEKTYYAFYSGNKANMIACCIGGVSWDMLVDSGADCNLVTPEAWNKFKEAGIKVYSSTKGCDRKLKAYGSENLLNVSGSFVADIRVGQKCVKAEFFVVTGSQQCLLGDETSKLLGILKVGLDVNKVTEEVKPFSKISGVQVKIHTDPEVKPVFQPLRRVPIPLESAVKSKLEQLLSRDIIEVKTGPTSWVSPLVVVGKANGDVRLCLDLRRVNEAVLRERHPMPVVDEYLARLGKDMIGSKLDIREAFLQVELEPESRDVTTFITSLGLFRFKRLPFGLVTAPDAFQRTMDEILTGCEGTHWYLDDVIIEGSTEEEHDRRVDKVV is encoded by the coding sequence ATGCGTGGCCATTTCGAAACGGTTTGTCGGAAAGGAAAGAAACGAGGTGCATTCAATCAAAGCGGACAGAAGGAGTCAAAGAAAATACGGCTAGTGGAATCCACTGAGATGAATTCGGAAATGCAGGCAGAAAATGTGGAAGCGGAAAAAACATACTACGCGTTTTACTCTGGAAACAAAGCGAATATGATTGCGTGTTGCATCGGTGGTGTGAGTTGGGATATGCTGGTGGATTCGGGAGCAGATTGTAATTTGGTTACACCGGAAGCATGGAACAAGTTCAAGGAAGCTGGCATTAAGGTATACTCGTCAACGAAAGGATGTGATCGAAAGCTCAAGGCATACGGAAGTGAGAATTTGCTTAATGTGTCCGGATCATTTGTTGCTGATATTCGTGTAGGCCAAAAATGCGTAAAGGCTGAATTTTTCGTTGTGACTGGTAGTCAACAATGCTTGTTGGGTGACGAAACTTCGAAGCTGTTGGGAATACTCAAGGTTGGATTGGATGTCAATAAAGTAACGGAGGAAGTCAAGCCATTTTCCAAAATCTCTGGTGTGCAAGTCAAAATTCACACGGATCCTGAAGTCAAACCTGTTTTCCAACCTCTGAGAAGAGTTCCTATTCCGCTAGAATCTGCTGTCAAGTCTAAGCTGGAACAACTACTTTCAAGAGATATAATTGAAGTCAAGACTGGACCAACGAGTTGGGTATCGCCGCTGGTGGTTGTCGGAAAAGCGAATGGTGATGTAAGACTGTGTTTGGATTTACGTCGAGTTAATGAAGCGGTTTTGAGGGAACGCCATCCAATGCCGGTAGTAGACGAATATTTGGCTCGTTTGGGAAAAGATATGATTGGAAGCAAGTTAGACATCCGTGAAGCATTCTTGCAAGTAGAGTTGGAACCGGAGTCGAGAGATGTGACCACCTTCATAACAAGTCTCGGGCTGTTCAGATTCAAGCGATTACCGTTTGGTTTAGTGACTGCTCCGGACGCGTTTCAGCGGACAATGGACGAGATTCTCACTGGCTGCGAGGGAACGCATTGGTATCTAGATGACGTCATTATCGAAGGATCTACCGAGGAAGAACATGATCGTCGTGTAGATAAGGTAGTTTAA